A window of the Candidatus Woesearchaeota archaeon genome harbors these coding sequences:
- a CDS encoding class I SAM-dependent methyltransferase family protein, with protein sequence MTMCVKAPLDKAEQIKKELIANNQLDNSYQPKKEHDFIYFPVRNYPKETVDVALEERIHKKTAIPFKDVLQNILMPEELAIAKAAHDIMGTIAIVEIPHELEHKEKDIAQALLQSNPLIKTVLKKGSGHEGTFRTQDMKHLAGEQTKEATYKENECVFTVNVEDVYFSARLSTERKRIAQQVKEGEDILVMFSGAAPYPCVLGKLTPAKHIVGVEINPQGHTYGLENIKKNKLTNVELHCGDVREVVPQLGKTFDRIIMPLPKTAEEFLDVALPVANKNAIIHLYGFYHVDEFNKAKDEIKTYCERLGRTYEILEVVKSGQQSPRTFRICVDFKITNSR encoded by the coding sequence ATGACGATGTGTGTGAAAGCTCCTTTAGACAAGGCCGAGCAAATCAAAAAAGAACTCATTGCCAACAACCAGTTGGATAATTCTTATCAACCTAAAAAAGAACATGACTTCATCTATTTTCCCGTGCGCAATTACCCAAAAGAAACTGTTGATGTTGCACTTGAAGAACGAATACACAAAAAAACAGCGATCCCATTTAAAGATGTGCTACAAAACATTTTAATGCCAGAAGAACTCGCAATAGCAAAGGCAGCACATGATATTATGGGAACGATAGCAATTGTTGAAATTCCTCACGAACTAGAACATAAAGAAAAAGATATTGCGCAAGCATTGCTACAATCAAACCCGCTTATTAAAACAGTTCTTAAAAAAGGAAGCGGACACGAAGGAACATTTCGCACGCAAGACATGAAACACCTTGCAGGCGAACAAACCAAAGAAGCAACCTATAAAGAAAACGAATGCGTTTTTACTGTGAACGTTGAAGACGTGTATTTCTCAGCAAGACTTTCAACCGAACGAAAACGTATTGCGCAACAAGTTAAAGAAGGTGAAGACATTCTTGTCATGTTTAGTGGCGCAGCACCATATCCTTGCGTTCTTGGAAAACTCACCCCTGCAAAACATATCGTAGGTGTAGAAATTAATCCGCAGGGACATACATACGGCCTTGAAAATATTAAAAAAAATAAATTAACTAATGTCGAACTTCATTGTGGCGATGTGCGAGAAGTAGTGCCGCAATTAGGAAAGACATTCGACAGAATAATTATGCCACTACCAAAAACAGCAGAAGAATTCTTAGATGTTGCTTTACCTGTCGCAAATAAAAATGCAATTATTCATCTCTACGGATTTTATCATGTCGATGAATTTAACAAAGCAAAAGACGAAATTAAAACCTATTGTGAACGACTAGGCCGAACATACGAAATCTTAGAAGTTGTTAAAAGCGGACAACAAAGCCCGCGAACATTTCGCATCTGTGTTGATTTTAAAATAACTAATTCTCGTTAA